The nucleotide sequence tgcagacaccaaagaGAGACCAACACTTCCCTTACACTACTGCCAACTTTGAATTCCTGGCATAATGGGAATATGAATAGCACTTCTTTCCTAGGGAGGTTAAGAAAAGATTACAAGGAAACCACTATAAATACCAGCCCCTAAGCTCACTCTCTAGTGTCTTCTCTTTGTGTGTTAGAAAACACAAGAGCTGGAACTGTAAGCTACTCCCAGCAATGCAGCCAGTGGCACAGATGAAACTACTGCCTCCTATATTATCTGCTTCCTAGGATATTAGGCTGCTACTACTTCTCTCTAAAGGGCCTTTCTTTCTTAACTTGAATTCCAGACAATGGTGTAATCTGACTTGACTTCCTTTCCCtactttcaaaaaaaccaaccaaccaaaatcCTCCCAAAACAACCCAACTACCCTATTATGACAATAGCTTTAACTACCAGTTTAAAAAATCAGAGGAAATCACTTTTTCAGGTGCTGTTAAAATCAGTCTATTTAGAAATGAAAGTAGTTTATGCTGTGTGGTATCTATCATACATGATGTCTTACACTGAAGTATGAAATGAGTATGTGTGTACTTTGGTcacagaaagcagtttttctttattgtatttttttgaGACAACAGAAAAACCTGTATTAAAAAACAGGTAATTTGTTAACAAGCCAAGAAAGAGCTTCAGCAAAAGAGCTATAAATCAGTGGCAAGACATTCTTGGCTCAGATCTTCTTTTAGATATTTCCCCAAGACCTTGCTTCTGTGACTAAATATGACACTTGGTAGGTTATTTTATAAAAGGGCATATCAGACATATCCTCATATTATACCAGAACAACAGCAATTAATCTTAAGTGCTTATGAACGGATAACATAATTGTATTGTCCCAGATGGTCTTCTTATATCCAATTCTTTTTGATACTTGGTAGGTGCCATTATAATTTGTGTTCTTTAGAAGGATTTTAATctaaataaaccaaaccaaaaaaccaaaaattaacaAACCCATAACCAAGAACAAACCAAGAATACTGCCAAGACTGAAGAGATCTAGAACTAACTGCTGAACTCATTTGGCAGAAATGGCTGAAATCACACCAGACACTCATGAGGACACATTTCTTGTCAGCAGAACTGCTGGTTACAAAGCAAGGAAGTCTGCTGTGAGATAGGGTCCTTCATTGTTAGAAGCACTTTGCCATTTCTATATAGCCATTAGATTTCTGAAGAAAGGAGTTAGACTGAGTAATCTCTTTCCAGAAGCATTTTTTGTGGAGGACAGCCAATCTGGACAAGCAGCTTCCAACACAGGAGAGGTACAGGGCTACCAAGGACTGCAGGGATCTGGGCATTCCCGCAGGTAAGTCTCTGTATGGCCATTATACACCTCCATCAGCGTTGTGCACACAGTCAGCTAACAGGCCgggggggagaagaaaaaaagaagataagtCACATTACAGGAATTCGTGAAAAACTCTCTCTGATACAGCTGAACAGTTCTACTAAAATgagcattttccttctttagtcAACAACATGTGAGTATGAACTGTGTCCTCAGTCAAGAATGCTGCCTCCACTTAACACAGGAACTAAACTTCATCATTCAAAAACTCTTCACACTCcttccttcactttttttccctaaatacCAAAACTTAAAGTTCAGACTAAAACTTCTTGTGTTGCAAGAATAATGTGCCTGTAGTATGCCTAAATCATGAGGTGTATTGACTTGTTTTATGTGAATTACAAAGGCATAGATCACACATTAATTCTGGTTAGAAGGGTCCTCAAGATGTCTGCAGCGCGGCTGCGGCCTCAAACAAGGGTCGGCTATGAGGAAAGGGCTCAGGCTACTCAGACTTTTAAAGCTGTAGGGCCTTTGGAAAATAGCTATTCCAGCAATTACATTTTGCTGTTACAAAGTAACATgaaatttggtttgtttttacaCTCATGTTTCCACCTAAAAAACCCCTGAATATACCACTGAAGCCTCCTCCTCAGACGTACTCAGTGCTCTGCCCCCCACCCTAAACGTCCTGCAAAAATAGAAGAATTACCTTATTGAGGACAGGCTTTGTGGAGAGAACATCATAAATTGCTGGTAGGGAGagattctgaaagaaaataatacaatGATGTTAAAGGACATTAACCTGTATATGTAAATGCTGAGAACTAACTTCTTTACACCTCAATTAAATAACAAGATACTGCTTTAAGAGCACAAGACCCATAACACCTTGATATCAGAAGAATGTGGGCCGCAAAAATTTGAGCAGACCAGATCTCACTAGAGCATGGCACTCTTAAGTGTGTTCGCTGCCTGAGACTGTGTGTTTGAATTTCACTGGTGTGAAACTGCCCTGGAAGCACCACAAGTCTTTCTCAAAGTATCTCTAGGTGTATCCTCCTGCATATGCAGCTGCTGAAAATACTTTCAGGAAACCCACTCAGATGAAAAGaaagcccaaaacaaaccaaccaaacgaaaaacccaacaaaccaaatgaaaaagaatcCCCCCTAAAACCACCAccacaacccaaaccaaaaaacaaaacaataccccaaaaaaccccaaacaaatcaacaaaagaacagacaaaaaccccacaaacctcCCTCATGTAAAGAGCCAGCTTTTTATAACCCAGAAGCAGAGACAAGGTATCACAAAATCATCAGCCACTTCTGTCATTATAACTGCGCTTGAAAATAACCTGAATGCTCCTGGCTGTGTCAGGTCAGTACTGTAGCTTGGGAGTTTCAAACCAGCAGGATATGAGGTATTAGGAGGATGTTTACCTCTTGTGTTGTCTGGTTCAGGCATTTCATTGCAGGTCCTCTACGATTATCCAGTACCAGTGGAGGCTTCCAGCGATCGTAGTTTGTTTCTAACACGTACCACGTGCCCTTCTTGATAtcaaggctggaaaaggggTCTAAGTTTGTGTTTTGCTTCTCTAAGTATATACTAAGTACACATATACAGTATATAATAAAtacagatggattttttttttaggtttgcTGTAGTGTTTTTCAATGACGGTAAAGAAGTGAGCTCTTGTACAACAAAGTCACAAGGAACAGAGCACGCAATTATTGGTAGAACCTGTCCTCTTCTGAAGACTGAGTCAGGTGTCAGGTCAAGCATACTCACTCCCAGATATCCAGAGCAGCTGTCCTGGATCGAGTTATCACACACCCTTCTCcagaattttttcctcccagaatAAAGTAAGCTGGAGCCAGCAGTCTTGTTTTTGCCAGTCTGTCTTTTGCATCTTGGTAACTGTGGGTAAGATAGTGTTGGACTATTAAATGCTATAAATGGTTCAAGTACTGAAGAGCAAATTTCACAGACCCAGGGAAAGTTTGGATAGTTAAgcctttcttcccctttcatGCACATATGAGAAGACAGGATCACCATAGAGGAACACATTTAagcaaagcttctcttctcatTTTGTACTTGAAGTGTGATTGTTTAGAGGTGCTCTTTGCACTTTTTCCACACttaaaacatgaacaaaatgATGACATACTGTGTCATAGTGCACTGAATTCATTTATTGCATAACAGCTTTGTTTCTGCTTACTTCGTATGATGTACTAGTACCTGCTGGATGTGCTTTGATGTAGAATGCTTACACATTCAGATACCAACAGGctcatcaggaaaaaagaaatctgagaaaaatatttgaaggatCATGTGTGATGCCTTGCCTCCTGCTCCAGACCAGACCTATTTAATGTTAAGGTCACTAGGAAGGTATCTGTGTTACTGGATATTAAGCATACATCTACAGTATTCATGCTAgttgaaagcaaagcagattAAAGGAGCATAATATTTAGAGGGAGAGGGAATACCTTGTAGCATTCTCTAATACTGTTCTTGTAAGAAAGCCCATCCACATACCATCTCTTCTACCAAGAAACCATTCGAAGATTCCTGCAAAATATCACTGTTacaataatttgttttcagataGTTCACTCATGCTATTCTAACTTTCACAGCTGGTTTTAAAATGAGCTGTGTTTATCTTACCCATCTGCAATCTTTTCACCATTTGTGTGCCTGTTTATTGAGGTAACTGGTATGTCCCCTGGTATTTGtgcagaaataatgaaagaaatgagCATTACTCACCCACATAACCACCATCAAGACTGAAACGCTCATTCATTGTCAGAGTGAACAAGTTCTGAAAAGCATTAAACAAGCCAACCTTCAGCCATTGCCAGCCCACGAGTACCAGTAGTAAACAGGAGGCAGTATTGCAATTTAGATGTCAACTGAGCTTCTTGTTTGTTAAGACTCTTCCCTTTAAGTAACAGACTGCAAGATCAAGCTCATGTAGAGAAGAACCTAACTTATCACGGCTTGAGTAAGTAGAAATGAATTTTCTGACCTGGCAGAGCAATCAGCAAGGCATGCTTTTAAGCTAAGCAAGTCAAGCCTGTGGCCATTTTTTCCACGGAATGAgcagttttcctttccctgctgtatGTCACCTTCTTCTCAGACCTCTGAGTACTATTCCAGTTTGAAGGCATATTTTTAAGTCCCAGTGTTAAGTACACCCTGATACGTTACTGCTATTTGCATGGGCATGCAGCAGCACACAGTCCATGTTACTTGGAACACGGAATTCAAACTCAAATCTCAGCGTTCTCCAACAAATGTTTCAGACAAAAACTGCATTCAGCTACACTGACTATTTTTTAGAATGGAATCTTCCCAATGTATTTgagcagaagacaaaaataaatggataCAATGCAGGGATTTACGCCAGAAATGCTCTACAAGAAAGACTACCTATAACAGAAGATAGAGCATGTAAAAAAGGAGAAGTTGTGGTAAGCTGGACACCCTGATATAGTTCTGTACTGATGGTTATTAAGATGTATATAAACCCCAGATTTCAGCTGCctattaaataaaaacccaacaaaaaagtcttaaaatgtAGGACTGCCTTTTCCAAGACAGATTGGAGAAAGAATTAAATAGCACAAGTGTGCTGCTTCACCCCTCGGATCACAGCAATAGCTATTAGCCAGCAAGAAACTCTAACCACTTCAGCACTTTGTATTCACTCCTGTTTATATTTGAAATTCAATGCTGTTTTTAAGAACTGTCCAAACAGAAGCATTTCATTTAGGCAATCTCCTTTCACAAGGAAGGGTGcagcactgttttcttttatctgtCTTCAAGTAGCTATGCTGTGCACCAGAACAATTGagataatttattaaaaaacatcCCAAGGCAGAgcatgaaagcagaaaaatttaaattgtaaaGGAAAGTCTGAAGCATTTGTAACAAATTGACAAAGCTCCATCCCCATACTTACTGGTTTGACTCCAGACACCATGCCTATGTATCCTGCAAAATTTGTGGACTTGAACactgttttgttgtttctctgAAAGTCCAAGAGTACCACCAAAGGCTTCAGTTCCCGGGTTAACGTccaggaattatttttaacatcCCACCTGCAGGAGACAGTACAGCACTTGAAACTTCCCTCTCTCAGCTGTTTTTAAAGCTTCCCTTCACAGCATGCAGACATCCTGTGTGTGATGCCTGTCCTCTGATCTTACTCGTGTCTGCCAACATCACTGCTCCCTAGTTacctgagcagcaccagcaagGAACAACTAGGAAGTCTATATGCACAGGCAGGCAGTGAAAAGAACTAAGTTTTGTTTGAACCAAGAGCATATATATTGCTC is from Corvus moneduloides isolate bCorMon1 chromosome 5, bCorMon1.pri, whole genome shotgun sequence and encodes:
- the ASAH1 gene encoding acid ceramidase, with amino-acid sequence MCRPLRGAPRRAEPGTTMAGRGRALLPLLALALALLVLAQPARAPDPYGEECRSKMYPPSGPTFKGNIPTYVINLDLPPSKRWDDLMRDKKTELKTVVQNIKDIANTFFPSGKVVDIVDNKIAHLTATLPYPFNEELQGIANSSGIPLGEIVIFNIFYEIFTVCTSIVAEDKTGKLYHARNLDFGLFLGWDVKNNSWTLTRELKPLVVLLDFQRNNKTVFKSTNFAGYIGMVSGVKPNLFTLTMNERFSLDGGYVGIFEWFLGRRDGMWMGFLTRTVLENATSYQDAKDRLAKTRLLAPAYFILGGKNSGEGCVITRSRTAALDIWDLDIKKGTWYVLETNYDRWKPPLVLDNRRGPAMKCLNQTTQENLSLPAIYDVLSTKPVLNKLTVCTTLMEVYNGHTETYLRECPDPCSPW